One Setaria viridis chromosome 5, Setaria_viridis_v4.0, whole genome shotgun sequence genomic region harbors:
- the LOC117857907 gene encoding serine/threonine-protein kinase rio2, translating into MKLDVNALRYLTKDDFRVLTAVEMGMRNHEIVPAELVDRIAGLKHGGTYKVLRNLLKNKLVHHDATKYDGYRLTYLGYDFLAIKTLVNRGVFASVGRQIGVGKESDIFEVATEDGTVLAMKLHRLGRTSFRAVKSKRDYLRHRRSFNWLYLSRLAALKEFAFMKALGDHGFPVPTAVDCNRHCVIMSLVQGYPLVQVKELQNPDDVFDTILGLIVRLAEHGLIHCDFNEFNIMIDDDEKITVIDFPQMVSVSHRNAQMFFDRDIECIYKFFNKRFNLKSEKNEVEDGSESDGEGTSRPSFLSVKKDAGSLDKELAASGFTRKAQVDMEKYIEEDAEGQDSSSDDDDEIGDAVPIYSLKIDQDHSDELDCNLTSRNSGGPGTFSEEHGTSCSGESRLESPPSDSNGDAKEPLESEGKVLPQEDDDNDDESSDGDDDDEEDAELTKKLNKQRKKAIAAAHGRRRPVSSRNAYKDKGKGTMNSKIQRQACKW; encoded by the exons ATGAAGCTCGACGTGAACGCCCTGCGCTACCTCACCAAGGACGACTTCCGCGTCCTCACCGCCGTGGAGATGGGCATGCGCAAC CACGAGATTGTCCCCGCAGAGCTTGTTGACAGGATCGCTGGACTGAA ACATGGAGGCACATACAAAGTTCTGAGGAATCTTTTGAAGAACAAGTTGGTGCATCACGATGCCACTAAAT ATGATGGATATCGGCTCACCTATCTTGGATATGACTTCCTTGCCATCAAGACTTTGGTTAATCGAGGAGTTTTTGCTTCAGTTGGCCGTCAAATTGGTGTTGGAAAGGAGTCAG ACATATTTGAGGTTGCGACAGAGGATGGTACAGTGCTTGCCATGAAGCTTCATAGGCTGGGCAGGACATCTTTTAGGGCTGTGAAATCTAAGCGTGACTATCTAAGGCATCGAAGGAGCTTTAATTGGCTGTACCTCTCACGACTTGCAGCCTTGAAGGAATTTGCCTTTATGAAG GCTTTAGGAGACCATGGTTTCCCTGTTCCAACTGCTGTGGATTGCAATCGACATTGTGTGATCATGTCGCTTGTACAGGGATATCCTCT TGTTCAAGTGAAAGAGTTACAGAATCCAGATGATGTTTTTGACACAATTCTTGGTCTTATCGTTCGTTTGGCAGAGCATGGGCTGATACATTGTGACTTTAATGAGTTCAATATCATG attgatgatgatgaaaaaaTTACGGTTATTGACTTTCCACAGATGGTATCTGTTTCTCATCGTAATGCCCAAAT GTTCTTTGACCGAGACATTGAGTGTATCTACAAGTTCTTTAACAAGAG GTTCAATCTTAAGTCAGAGAAAAATGAAGTAGAAGATGGATCTGAAAGTGATGGTGAAGGGACTAGTAGGCCATCCTTTTTGTCTGTGAAAAAGGATGCTGGTTCCTTGGACAAGGAACTAGCTGCTAGTGGATTTACCAGGAAGGCGCAAGTGGATATGGAGAAG TACATTGAGGAAGATGCTGAAGGACAGGATTCCAGctcagatgatgatgatgagattgGTGATGCTGTGCCAATTTATTCCTTGAAAATAGATCAG GACCATTCCGATGAGCTTGATTGTAATCTTACATCAAGGAATTCAGGTGGACCTGGAACTTTTTCTGAAGAG CATGGAACAAGTTGTAGCGGTGAGAGCAGATTGGAAAGTCCTCCCTCAGATAGCAATGGGGACGCTAAGGAGCCGCTTGAATCAGAGGGCAAGGTGCTTCCCCAGGAAGATGACGATAATGATGATGAGTCATCGGACGGcgacgatgatgacgaggaagaTGCGGAGCTCACAAAAAAATTAAACAAGCAAAGGAAAAAGGCAATCGCAGCTGCCCATGGGCGGAGAAGGCCCGTGTCCTCCAGGAACGCCTACAAGGACAAGGGGAAGGGCACCATGAACTCCAAAATCCAGAGGCAGGCGTGCAAGTGGTGA
- the LOC117856685 gene encoding uncharacterized protein isoform X1 produces MDADGSSKRSRPVRRAVKKLKFKPKVPPQKPKKLATEKPQLEEPKPIDEQLMKILRTRQVPANSVPNTKDERSTQKPPSTPPSADVVSLSPAQSGVQKQNQSKPLQIPKSFPVTVNSGTFDSEESSDFDDSDDDNGNVELQETQPSSIECEASTCPAEELHLLQQEHDSKERMFLFKLPKSLPLPRRSSNIVERKGKAAGKEVKEGSNLQQLPQGYLGKMLVYKSGKIKMKLGDVMFDVNPGAESRMPQHVVALNTQEKHCCLLGEIENRHVIVTPDVDSLLNDK; encoded by the exons ATGGATGCAGATGGTAGCTCCAAGAGGAGTCGCCCAGTTCGTCGTGCCGTGAAG AAGCTCAAGTTTAAACCGAAAGTGCCACCGCAGAAGCCAAAGAAATTGGCCACTGAAAA GCCACAACTGGAAGAACCAAAACCAATTGATGAACAGTTGATGAAGATACTGAGG ACTCGCCAGGTGCCTGCAAACAGTGTGCCAAATACAAAAG ACGAGCGCTCAACACAGAAACCTCCCTCGACACCACCTTCTGCGGATGTTGTTAGCTTGTCACCAGCGCAATCAGGAGTGCAGAAACAAAATCAATCG AAACCACTACAAATCCCCAAATCCTTTCCTGTTACTGTTAATTCAG GAACATTTGACAGTGAAGAGAGTAGTGATTTTGACGACAGCGACGACGATAATGGCAATGTTGAGTTGCAGGAGACTCAGCCAAGTTCAATTGAATGCGAAGCTTCAACATGTCCAGCAGAGGAGCTTCATTTGCTT CAGCAAGAACATGATAGCAAAGAAAGAATGTTCCTCTTCAAGCTCCCAAAATCTCTTCCTTTGCCCAGAAGGTCATCCAATATAGTTGAAAGGAAAGGGAAGGCCGCTGGCAAAGAGGTGAAGGAAGGATCCAACCTTCAGCAGCTGCCTCAGGGTTATTTGGGCAAAATGCTGGTATACAAAAGCGGCAAGATCAAAATGAAGTTAGGAGATGTCATGTTTGAT GTGAACCCAGGAGCAGAGAGTAGGATGCCGCAACATGTAGTAGCTCTGAACACCCAAGAGAAACATTGTTGCTTGCTTGGGGAGATTGAGAATCGGCATGTCATTGTGACTCCGGACGTTGATTCTTTGCTGAATGACAAGTAG
- the LOC117856560 gene encoding uncharacterized protein codes for MASGRPVGVPRPLVARSSCESDGTISDDGSNPSADSSAVVSSAEAPARRFACHVCGRGFNSLKAVDGHMRVHGNVRMAEAAVVGGGWAATGKRGWTGGKPSVAAVCLNSESTDDHSTAVVVAQPIPMAIAVTSSPSSTPVLSSTRTNLSGEESSSSATAQPMDYEAPAVATVVTGPNNPSTGAVVHHQQAAPIPAAEQARPVHQPAVPPPQARPVHQPAVPLPPASLAQPRRVYSCKLCGKSYSSHQGLGGHAAGHRNRQKEAEAAAAAAEMMMGLGQDGAAFRRGRRAEEPHECQKCHKVFATGVALGGHMRMHYTGPPIVHKRNKRRCPAPPPAPAVSEADLRLALSTVTEERRPSPSPAVAAGRVRLFGIDIGPQVQAPPSKEEEQGSSSSEGEKQ; via the coding sequence ATGGCGTCGGGCCGGCCGGTCGGGGTGCCGCGGCCACTCGTCGCGCGTTCGTCGTGCGAATCTGACGGGACGATCAGCGACGACGGCAGCAACCCCAGCGCGGACTCGTCTGCTGTGGTCAGCAGCGCcgaagcgccggcgcggaggTTTGCGTGCCACGTCTGCGGCAGGGGGTTCAACAGCCTGAAGGCTGTGGACGGCCACATGAGGGTCCACGGCAACGTGCGCATGGCGGAAGCggcggtggtcggcggcggctgggCCGCCACCGGGAAGCGAGGTTGGACGGGGGGTAAACCTTCAGTCGCAGCAGtctgtctgaactctgaatccACGGACGACCACTCCACGGCCGTTGTGGTGGCGCAGCCGATACCCATGGCGATCGCAGTGACCAGCAGTCCGTCGTCGACTCCCGTTCTGTCGTCCACTAGAACCAATCTATCCGGTgaggagagcagcagcagcgccaccgCGCAGCCGATGGACTATGAGGCGCCGGCCGTGGCGACGGTGGTGACAGGACCCAATAATCCTTCCACTGGGGCCGTCGTCCACCACCAGCAGGCTGCGCCGATTCCTGCAGCGGAGCAAGCTCGTCCAGTCCACCAGCCggcagtgccgccgccgcaagctcgTCCAGTCCACCAGCCGgccgtgccgctgccgccggcaaGCCTCGCTCAACCGCGACGTGTGTACAGCTGCAAGCTGTGCGGGAAGTCGTACTCGTCGCACCAGGGCCTGGGCGGCCACGCGGCCGGGCACAGGAACAGGCAGAAGgaagcggaggccgcggcggcggcagcggagatgATGATGGGTCTGGGCCAGGACGGCGCCGCGTTCCGCCGCGGCCGCAGGGCGGAGGAGCCGCACGAGTGCCAGAAGTGCCACAAGGTGTTCGCCACGGGGGTGGCGCTCGGAGGCCACATGAGGATGCACTACACCGGCCCGCCGATCGTGCACAAGAGGAACAAGAGGAggtgccccgcgccgccgccggcaccggccgTTAGCGAGGCCGACCTCAGGCTTGCGCTGTCGACCGTAACGGAAGagcggcggccgtcgccgtcaccgGCCGTGGCTGCTGGCAGGGTGCGTCTCTTTGGCATTGACATCGGCCCGCAGGTACAAGCGCCGCCGTCAAAGGAAGAGGAACAGGGCTCGTCGTCGTCTGAAGGCGAGAAGCAGTAG
- the LOC117855185 gene encoding LOB domain-containing protein 6 — translation MASSVPAPSGSVITVASSSSSAAAAAVCGTGSPCAACKFLRRKCQPDCVFAPYFPPDNPQKFVHVHRVFGASNVTKLLNELHPFQREDAVNSLAYEADMRLRDPVYGCVGVISILQHNLRQLQQDLARAKYELSKYQAAAAAASASTGSNGGPQGMAEFIGNAMPNGAHNFINIGHSAALGSIGGSPAVFGQEQFANAQMLSRSYDGEPIARLGINGGYEFGYSTAMGGAGGPVSGLGTLGISPFLKSGTAGGDEKPSAGQ, via the exons ATGGCGTCGTCTGTGCCGGCGCCATCGGGCTCGGTGATCACCGTggcgtcgtcctcgtcgtcggccgccgccgccgcggtgtgCGGCACGGGGTCGCCGTGCGCGGCGTGCAAGTTCCTCCGCCGCAAGTGCCAGCCGGACTGCGTGTTCGCGCCCTACTTCCCGCCGGACAACCCGCAGAAGTTCGTGCACGTGCACCGCGTCTTCGGCGCGAGCAACGTGACCAAGCTGCTAAACGAGCTCCACCCCTTCCAGCGCGAGGACGCCGTGAACTCGCTCGCCTACGAGGCCGACATGCGCCTCCGAGACCCCGTCTACGGCTGCGTCGGCGTCATCTCCATCCTCCAGCACAACCTCCGCCAGCTCCAGCAGGACCTCGCCCGCGCCAAGTACGAGCTCTCCAAGTACCAG gcggcggcggcggcggcttctgcgTCGACGGGGTCGAACGGCGGGCCGCAAGGCATGGCAGAGTTCATCGGCAACGCGATGCCCAACGGCGCTCACAACTTCATCAACATTGGCCACTCGGCGGCGCTCGGCTCCATCGGAGGCTCCCCCGCCGTGTTCGGGCAGGAGCAGTTCGCCAACGCGCAGATGCTGTCCAGGAGCTACGACGGCGAGCCCATCGCGAGGCTGGGGATCAACGGCGGGTACGAGTTCGGGTACTCGACGGCGatgggcggcgccggtgggCCTGTCTCTGGCCTCGGGACGCTCGGCATCAGCCCGTTCTTGAAGTCcggcaccgccggcggcgacgagaagCCCAGCGCCGGGCAGTAG
- the LOC117858311 gene encoding uncharacterized protein: MSAFMPPALPAPTPPALTVPVAYGVGGAPEGAVTGRGSYGPVIAMLAVVAVLAAAALAVGRLCFGRRALGQAGGGHDLEAWVERTCGHCVGAAMLDQVNEEEGGGSGDAAAATAEAEPPPPEGTERGEGISIAS; encoded by the coding sequence ATGTCGGCGTTCATGCCCCCCGCGCTGCCGGCGCCAACCCCGCCGGCGCTCACGGTGCCGGTGGCGTACGGCGTCGGAGGCGCGCCCGAGGGGGCGGTGACGGGGAGAGGGTCGTACGGCCCGGTGATCGCCATGCTGGCCGTCGTGGccgtgctggcggcggcggcgctggccgtgGGGCGTCTCTGCTTCGGGCGCCGCGCGCTCggccaggccggcggcggccacgaccTGGAGGCCTGGGTGGAGCGCACGTGCGGCCACTGCGTCGGCGCCGCCATGCTCGACCAAGTGaacgaggaggaaggcggcggcagtggggacgccgcggcggcgacggcggaggcggagccgccgccgccggaaggaACGGAGCGAGGAGAGGGCATCAGCATCGCGTCCTGA
- the LOC117858199 gene encoding ARGOS-like protein, with protein sequence MERRAARRSGAYRKGAAMHPEHKQQMQQRRPQGTAASRGQGPVTPPGYFTAELVLAFLFVAVSLAFLPLVLPPLSPPPLLLLVVPVGLLAVLVALAFVPLDAQSHLVGSSR encoded by the coding sequence ATGgagaggagggcggcgaggaggagcggcgctTACCGGAAGGGAGCAGCAATGCACCCGGAGCACAAGCAGCAGatgcagcagcggcggccgcaggggacggcggcgagccgggggcAGGGACCGGTGACGCCGCCGGGGTACTTCACGGCGGAGCTCGTGCTGGCGTTCCTGTTCGTGGCCGTGTCGCTGGCGTTCCTGCCGCTGGTCCTGCCGCCgctgtccccgccgccgctcctgctgctggtggtgcccGTGGGCCTGCTCGCCGTGCTCGTCGCGCTCGCGTTCGTCCCGCTCGACGCGCAGAGCCACCTCGTCGGATCGTCGCGCTGA
- the LOC117856685 gene encoding uncharacterized protein isoform X2: MDADGSSKRSRPVRRAVKKLKFKPKVPPQKPKKLATEKPQLEEPKPIDEQLMKILRTRQVPANSVPNTKDERSTQKPPSTPPSADVVSLSPAQSGVQKQNQSKPLQIPKSFPVTVNSGTFDSEESSDFDDSDDDNGNVELQETQPSSIECEASTCPAEELHLLQEHDSKERMFLFKLPKSLPLPRRSSNIVERKGKAAGKEVKEGSNLQQLPQGYLGKMLVYKSGKIKMKLGDVMFDVNPGAESRMPQHVVALNTQEKHCCLLGEIENRHVIVTPDVDSLLNDK; this comes from the exons ATGGATGCAGATGGTAGCTCCAAGAGGAGTCGCCCAGTTCGTCGTGCCGTGAAG AAGCTCAAGTTTAAACCGAAAGTGCCACCGCAGAAGCCAAAGAAATTGGCCACTGAAAA GCCACAACTGGAAGAACCAAAACCAATTGATGAACAGTTGATGAAGATACTGAGG ACTCGCCAGGTGCCTGCAAACAGTGTGCCAAATACAAAAG ACGAGCGCTCAACACAGAAACCTCCCTCGACACCACCTTCTGCGGATGTTGTTAGCTTGTCACCAGCGCAATCAGGAGTGCAGAAACAAAATCAATCG AAACCACTACAAATCCCCAAATCCTTTCCTGTTACTGTTAATTCAG GAACATTTGACAGTGAAGAGAGTAGTGATTTTGACGACAGCGACGACGATAATGGCAATGTTGAGTTGCAGGAGACTCAGCCAAGTTCAATTGAATGCGAAGCTTCAACATGTCCAGCAGAGGAGCTTCATTTGCTT CAAGAACATGATAGCAAAGAAAGAATGTTCCTCTTCAAGCTCCCAAAATCTCTTCCTTTGCCCAGAAGGTCATCCAATATAGTTGAAAGGAAAGGGAAGGCCGCTGGCAAAGAGGTGAAGGAAGGATCCAACCTTCAGCAGCTGCCTCAGGGTTATTTGGGCAAAATGCTGGTATACAAAAGCGGCAAGATCAAAATGAAGTTAGGAGATGTCATGTTTGAT GTGAACCCAGGAGCAGAGAGTAGGATGCCGCAACATGTAGTAGCTCTGAACACCCAAGAGAAACATTGTTGCTTGCTTGGGGAGATTGAGAATCGGCATGTCATTGTGACTCCGGACGTTGATTCTTTGCTGAATGACAAGTAG
- the LOC117855406 gene encoding uncharacterized protein produces the protein MEGLIPFIYRAIKERRTRSYSRCSSTGSAHAGRFGARVEDSEQWEAAAPRGGGGGKVSAESGMAHRRHRSLEELAGEVGASPAWRQPGALPRGRSVRIFSCIGGM, from the coding sequence ATGGAGGGGCTCATCCCGTTCATCTACAGGGCCATCAAGGAGCGCCGGACGCGGAGCTACTCGCGGTGCAGCTCCACGGGCTCGGCGCACGCCGGCCGGTTCGGGGCCCGCGTCGAGGACAGCGAGCAGTGGgaggccgccgccccgcgcggcggcggcgggggcaaggTTTCCGCGGAGAGCGGGATGGCGCACCGCCGGCACCGGTCGCTGGAGGAGCTGGCAGGGGAGGTGGGAGCCTCGCCGGCGTGGCGGCAGCCCGGCGCGCTGCCGAGGGGCCGGAGCGTCAGGATTTTCTCCTGCATCGGCGGTATGTGA
- the LOC117856686 gene encoding uncharacterized protein, which produces MQQASGAKGKDALFREDTLREAAEAVSQRFQRQCSVDDVQRRLPALREKWQRIENMKALGSASWDHTTRMINMREADYQQYAMDHPKDSGMLNRPIEDYDELPSIFRDEYDPSADGIQLKRGQNAHSDDTKVSEDPMEQKIANEDIHYLVLKIGELIDAIKSLKPRDFADDLWKAVTACGYNDRMSITAFEYFLKNEVEGKIFLVRSPDLRKEWLAKFFSSLM; this is translated from the exons ATGCAACAGGCTTCAGGTGCCAAGGGAAAAGATGCATTGTTCAGGGAGGATACCCTGCGAGAAGCTGCAGAGGCTGTTTCTCAGCGGTTTCAGCGGCAGTGCAGTGTTGATGATGTACAGAGGAGGTTACCAGCTCTGAGGGAGAAATGGCAAAGGATAGAGAATATGAAGGCCCTTGGTTCTGCGTCATGGGATCATACCACTAGGATGATAAACATGCGAGAAGCGGACTACCAGCAGTATGCCATG GATCACCCCAAGGATTCAGGGATGCTGAATAGGCCTATTGAGGATTATGATGAGCTTCCTTCCATCTTCAGGGATGAATATGATCCATCAGCAGATGGAATTCAGTTGAAAAGGGGCCAGAATGCCCACTCTGATGATACTAAGGTATCTGAAGATCCCATGGAGCAGAAGATAGCTAATGAGGACATCCACTACTTAGTTCTTAAGATTGGGGAGTTAATAGATGCTATAAAAAGCTTAAAGCCCAGAGACTTTGCTGACGACTTGTGGAAAGCAGTTACAGCTTGCGGTTATAACGACAGGATGTCAATCACTGCGTTTGAGTATTTTCTGAAGAACGAGGTTGAAGGGAAGATTTTCCTTGTGCGTAGCCCAGATCTTCGAAAGGAATGGTTAGCTAAGTTCTTCTCTAGCCTTATGTAA
- the LOC117856684 gene encoding uncharacterized protein translates to MPPKSKAAAAAAEAVSVEDLFTSLHRHIQAGEFAKAVKVADQVLKAAPGDEDAVRCKVAAHIKADQIDKALAAIRDAERLPIDLSYYKAYCYYRQNKLEEALSLLRGQEETAAILQLESQILYRLGRMNDCMNSYEKLKKFKIDSMDLKINIIAALVAAGRASEVQAAMKALKVDLTTRALRDARSFELAYNSACSLIENKKYSEAKEQLDLAKRIGKEELMVEDFDENAIEYELAPVSAQLAYVQQLQGQSQEAMQTYVNMVNGKSDDSSPLADSSSLAVATTNLISLKGTKDTADSLKKLDRLIEKSNAPNQLQLIESLDFKLYPRQKEALYSARVLLLLHANKIDQAHELVSGLLGMFQDSVFPVLLQAAVHVKEKKIQKAEEVLSQYAEKHPENSKGVLLALAQIAANANHFQLAADSLSKIPDIQHMPATVATLVALKERLGDSNAAASVLDSAIQWWKNSMTEDNKLDLFTREAAAFKLSHGRDEEACLLYEELVKSHGSIEALAGLVATAARTNLEKAEQYEKKLKPLPGLKGVNVESLEKTSGARHVEGPQDMKVDTPEEVKKQKARKRKRKPRYPKGFDPANPGPPPDPERWLPRRERSSYRPKRKDKRAQVRGAQGAVTRETAATNAGGSSKGSQTSSSSKTPAANTDQPKPSNKSRKKKSRS, encoded by the exons ATGCCGCCCAAATcgaaggcggcggccgccgccgcggaggcggtcTCCGTCGAGGACCTCTTCACCTCGCTCCACCGCCACATCCAGGCCGGCGAGTTCGCCAAGGCCGTCAAGGTCGCCGACCAAG TTCTCAAGGCGGCGCCGGGGGACGAGGACGCGGTGCGATGCAAGGTGGCGGCGCACATCAAGGCCGACCAGATCGACAAGGCGCTCGCCGCGATTCGCGACGCCGAGCGCCTCCCCATCGACCTCAGCTACTACAAG GCCTACTGCTACTACAGGCAAAACAAACTGGAAGAAGCACTGAGTCTTTTAAGAGGTCAGGAAGAAACTGCAGCTATTCTCCAgctggaatcccagattttgTACCGGCTAGGAAGAATGAATGATTGCATGAATAGCTATGAGAAGCTTAAAAAATTTAAGATTGACTCAATGGATCTGAAGATAAATATCATTGCTGCTCTGGTTGCTGCTGGGAGGGCTTCTGAGGTACAGGCAGCTATGAAGGCGCTAAAGGTTGATCTTACCACAAGAGCACTCAGGGATGCTCGTAGCTTTGAGCTGGCATACAATTCTGCTTGCTCCTTGATAGAAAACAAGAAGTATTCAGAAGCTAAGGAGCAGCTGGACTTGGCTAAAAG AATTGGGAAAGAAGAGCTTATGGTGGAAGACTTTGATGAAAACGCGATTGAATATGAACTAGCTCCTGTATCTGCTCAGCTTGCTTATGTGCAGCAG CTACAAGGACAATCTCAAGAAGCTATGCAAACCTATGTTAATATGGTAAACGGGAAGTCAGACGATTCCTCACCACTTGCTGATTCATCATCACTTGCTGTGGCAACAACAAACCTTATTTCACTAAAAGGTACAAAAGATACCGCAGATAGCTTGAAGAAGCTTGATCGGCTTATTGAAAAATCTAATGCTCCAAACCAGTTGCAACTTATTGAAAGCCTTGACTTCAAGTTGTACCCAAGGCAAAAGGAAGCTCTGTATTCTGCCCGTGTTCTTTTACTCCTCCATGCAAATAAAATTGATCAG GCACATGAGTTGGTCAGTGGACTGCTTGGAATGTTTCAAGATAGTGTATTCCCAGTTTTGCTTCAAGCTGCTGTTcatgtgaaagaaaaaaagatccaAAAAGCTGAAGAAGTTCTTAGCCAGTACGCTGAGAAGCATCCTGAGAATTCTAAAGGGGTCCTCCTTGCACTTGCTCAGATTGCTGCTAACGCCAACCATTTTCAGCTTGCTGCTGACTCACTGTCCAAAATACCTGACATCCAGCACATGCCTGCAACAGTTGCTACACTAGTGGCTCTAAAAGAGCGCCTAGGTGACTCCAATGCTGCAGCTTCTGTACTTGATTCTGCTATCCAGTGGTGGAAGAATTCCATGACCGAGGATAACAAATTAGATTTGTTCACAAGGGAGGCTGCTGCGTTTAAGCTCAGTCATGGACGTGATGAAGAGGCTTGTCTGTTGTATGAGGAACTTGTGAAGAGCCATGGAAGCATTGAAGCTTTGGCTGGGCTAGTAGCGACTGCAGCTCGCACTAACCTGGAGAAGGCTGAACAATACGAGAAGAAGCTTAAGCCATTGCCAGGCCTCAAAGGAGTTAATGTTGAGAGCTTGGAGAAGACATCTGGCGCAAGGCACGTTGAAGGGCCCCAAGACATGAAGGTAGACACACCAGAGGAAGTGAAGAAGCAAAAGGCAAGGAAGAGGAAGCGGAAGCCTAGATACCCGAAGGGCTTTGATCCAGCAAATCCTGGCCCGCCACCAGATCCTGAGAGATGGCTGCCCAGGAGAGAGCGATCCAGTTACCGTCCAAAGAGGAAGGACAAGAGGGCTCAGGTCAGAGGTGCTCAAGGAGCTGTGACTAGAGAGACAGCAGCTACCAATGCTGGTGGTTCCTCGAAAGGAAGCCAAACCTCCAGTTCATCAAAGACTCCGGCAGCAAACACTGACCAGCCAAAGCCTAGCAACAAAtccaggaagaagaagtcgAGGTCTTAG